In Geitlerinema sp. PCC 9228, a single genomic region encodes these proteins:
- a CDS encoding photosystem II protein Y: MDWRLLIVLLPVLLAGSWALYNIGQAAIKQARDFLNKEA; this comes from the coding sequence ATGGATTGGCGTCTTTTGATCGTTCTGTTACCGGTACTACTGGCTGGCAGCTGGGCTCTTTACAACATCGGTCAAGCTGCTATCAAGCAGGCACGGGACTTCTTAAACAAAGAAGCTTAA
- a CDS encoding gamma carbonic anhydrase family protein: MENLNQPQLLLPSYWEVPDLSAAAFVAANAVVLGDVTVAAGASIWYSSVVRADVSPIKIGASTNIQDGAILHGDPGEPTILEDLVTVGHRAIVHSAIVERGSLIGIGATILNGVRIGAGSIIGAGAVVTKDLPKQSLAVGIPAKVVREVSDAEAQELIEHAQKYEKLALVHADKGTDLGFC, translated from the coding sequence ATGGAAAATCTTAACCAGCCTCAGCTCCTTTTACCCTCCTACTGGGAAGTTCCCGACCTCTCAGCGGCCGCCTTTGTCGCCGCCAATGCCGTGGTTTTGGGAGATGTCACCGTAGCCGCAGGTGCCAGCATTTGGTACAGCAGCGTCGTACGGGCGGATGTATCGCCCATTAAAATTGGTGCCAGTACCAATATCCAGGACGGTGCCATTCTCCACGGCGATCCGGGAGAGCCTACCATTTTAGAAGATTTGGTGACCGTCGGACATCGGGCAATTGTCCACTCGGCGATCGTAGAACGCGGCAGTTTAATTGGCATCGGTGCCACCATTTTAAACGGCGTTCGCATCGGTGCGGGCAGCATCATCGGGGCAGGAGCAGTGGTTACCAAAGACCTGCCCAAACAATCCCTCGCAGTTGGCATTCCGGCCAAAGTGGTGCGGGAAGTTTCCGATGCCGAAGCTCAGGAACTCATCGAACATGCCCAAAAGTATGAAAAACTGGCCCTGGTCCACGCCGACAAAGGCACGGATTTGGGCTTTTGCTAG
- a CDS encoding TIGR02652 family protein, translating into MIEPSWQYPIFGPEIQCPHCRQTIPALTLTDTYLCPRHGAFEADPQTGKLLHLQSGRHWKRWNGQWYRQHTHPDGIRFEIHEALDRLYTQGYRATRVIIAQRYKDLVSGYLERTTPWRSQTSSGRPRLYGLPVEFSPHESEEPCWAVINFELEKEPGVPVKYPYFRLFE; encoded by the coding sequence ATGATCGAACCAAGCTGGCAATACCCAATTTTTGGTCCAGAAATTCAGTGTCCTCACTGCCGCCAAACCATCCCGGCACTGACTTTAACGGATACGTACCTATGTCCCAGACATGGTGCTTTTGAAGCGGACCCACAAACGGGGAAATTGCTTCACCTGCAGTCCGGACGCCATTGGAAACGTTGGAACGGTCAATGGTACCGACAGCATACCCACCCAGACGGGATTCGTTTTGAAATTCACGAGGCTCTGGACAGACTCTACACTCAAGGCTACCGCGCTACCCGGGTGATTATCGCCCAGCGCTATAAAGATTTGGTAAGTGGCTATTTGGAACGTACCACACCCTGGCGATCGCAGACCAGTTCCGGTCGTCCGCGGCTGTATGGCTTGCCGGTGGAGTTTAGTCCCCATGAGTCGGAAGAACCCTGCTGGGCGGTTATTAATTTTGAACTGGAAAAAGAGCCGGGGGTACCGGTGAAGTATCCCTATTTTCGATTGTTTGAATAG
- a CDS encoding VOC family protein translates to MHHASIRTANIHSAIAFYEQLGFAIEERFTAGITLACWMKGDLGRIELLQVPEPKPATDPFGDEHYVGYYHLSFDLTEVATDLPSWLEALKEQFQQASQEYPDTIRPLQVLLAPTQQIIGDRVYEVAFIADADGMPLEFIRHLPAVS, encoded by the coding sequence ATGCACCACGCTTCCATTCGTACGGCCAATATCCACAGCGCCATCGCTTTTTACGAACAGTTGGGGTTTGCCATTGAGGAACGCTTCACTGCTGGCATTACCCTCGCCTGTTGGATGAAAGGAGATTTGGGGCGTATCGAACTGCTGCAAGTTCCCGAACCCAAACCCGCTACCGATCCCTTTGGTGATGAGCACTATGTGGGATACTACCATTTATCTTTTGACCTGACTGAGGTAGCCACCGATTTGCCCAGTTGGCTGGAAGCTTTGAAAGAACAGTTTCAGCAAGCTTCTCAGGAATATCCCGATACCATCCGACCTTTACAAGTTTTGCTCGCTCCCACCCAACAAATTATCGGCGATCGCGTTTACGAAGTGGCTTTTATCGCCGATGCCGATGGT
- a CDS encoding cofactor assembly of complex C subunit B, with product MQTSVLSSTFFLTLLLGVGLFFFIKASIKDRTQQMQLTCKQSQEALWEDLKSYFQQRAYYAIATDPKQNQITFEGQVRPSWFLAIFLSTLAAVGLLCLALVLALLFSAPGASFIYALVLLSPLAGVFYWRGASRTEQVKIQVQPHTAGETDLQSTVTAIGHRDELATLKQTLQKQGSLKAANS from the coding sequence ATGCAAACGTCCGTACTTTCATCCACCTTTTTTCTAACACTGTTGTTGGGAGTGGGGCTGTTTTTCTTTATCAAGGCTTCTATAAAAGACCGCACCCAACAGATGCAACTGACCTGCAAGCAGTCCCAAGAGGCCCTGTGGGAGGATCTGAAATCGTACTTCCAACAACGAGCTTACTACGCGATCGCGACAGATCCCAAGCAAAATCAAATTACCTTTGAAGGTCAGGTACGTCCGAGTTGGTTTTTGGCGATATTTCTATCGACTTTAGCGGCGGTGGGGTTGCTCTGTCTGGCTTTGGTACTGGCACTGCTATTTTCCGCACCAGGTGCTAGTTTTATCTACGCTCTGGTACTGCTGTCGCCCCTGGCGGGGGTCTTTTACTGGCGCGGGGCTAGTCGCACCGAACAGGTTAAAATTCAAGTTCAGCCCCACACAGCTGGCGAAACCGACCTCCAAAGTACGGTAACAGCCATCGGACATCGCGACGAACTGGCTACGCTCAAACAAACCCTGCAAAAACAGGGGAGCTTGAAGGCTGCCAACTCCTAA